A region of the Stegostoma tigrinum isolate sSteTig4 chromosome 5, sSteTig4.hap1, whole genome shotgun sequence genome:
ggttgatagggctgttaggATCCtgaaaagttgccacccaggttgacagggctgttaagatccttgaaagttgccacccaggttgacagggttgttaaaaaggcatacagtgttttagcttttattaatagagggatcgagttccggaaccaagaggttatgctgcagctgtacaaaactctggtgtggccacacttggagtattgcgtacagttctggtcaccgcattataagaaggatgtggaagctttggaaaaggtgcagaggagatttaccaggatgttgcctggtatggagggaagttcttacgaagaaaggctgagggacttgaggctgttttcgttagagagaagaaggttgagaggtgacttaattgagacatataaaataatcagagggttagacagggtggatagggagagcctttttccaaggatggtgacggcgagcacgaggagacatagctttaaattgaggggtgaaagatattcgacagatgtcagtggtggtttctttactctgagagtagtaagggaatggaacgcgttgcctgcaacggtagtagattcgctaactttaggtacatttaagttgtcattggataagcatatggacgtacatggaatagcgtaggttagatggacttcagatcggtatgataggtcggcacaacatcgagggccgaagggcctgtactgtgctgtaatgttctatgtaatgtaaTATTCTATGTAAAAAGGTCCGGTTGACCAGTTATCCTTCCCCTGCCTTATTCACAGTCATCGTGACTGTATTGTGGGCCCCTGGCCTTGGCTACACCACAAACACCTTAATTAAACCTTTCATAATTTAATCTCTCTTACTATCCAGTGCTTCATAAAACCATAAAATCCCTGccacccttggagcatctcacgcAGACTTTTCCCCCAGTTAACCCACTTAAtctccacacccctgaacactgtgggcaatttagcatagccaattcacctagccagCGAatcttttgggctgtgggaggaaacctacgcagacacagggagaatatgcaaattgcACACATAACAGTCACCTGGGTGCCGTATGGAACCTGTGTTCTTAGCGCTGTGAGGTTGCACTGCTAACCACCGATCCACCAGCATTGCTAAGCTTACGCCTGCTCTTTAGCCTTACACTTCCTTGAAGTCTtcaaatttcatttttgttttcctaATTCTGATAAAAGGTCACAGACCTGTAgcaactctttttctctcttgacCGATGTTTCCAAACCTGTGGAATATTCCTCTTTCGATTTGAGGAGTATACCTCTGTTAATGCTCCAAAAGAGCCTCTTCCGCTTTCCCTCACCTATTCCAGTCAATATAATGTCTGTCGgcgcggagtttacacattctccgcGTGTccgcgtgagtttcctccgggtgctccggtttccccccacagtccaaagatgcgcggtctaggtggatcagtcatgctaaattgcccgtagcgttcgggggtgtgtgggctacagggggatgggtctgggcggggtgctccaaggggcagtgtgggcttgttgggccgaagggcctgtttccacactgttgggaatctaatctaacctcaTAGAGAAATCTAGTTTTCCTCTCAACGTattctgtttctatttaaatGTGCATCGACATTCAACTGTAGTGATCCACAAACAAGATTAATTTATAGTAATGAGTAAGAATTATTTAGGAAAATCAGGTAATGAGAAGTGAACAGATTATATCGACAGCATTCGATGGAGTAAGAGAAGGCTGCTGCGAATAAGTTGACCGAATGATCTGACCGTTTATTAAACCAATTTCATCGCTAGCCTGTTTGTTTGTCTTTTAAACTTCGTTCCGTTAGAGTTGATTTTGCTATTTTTGAAATGATTCCTTTATTCGTTGATTAATGGCAGGGAATTCCAGTTTACGGTGTTACTTCTCAAAGCGTAGGTGATCAGTTTTCAACTTTTGCACCCCTTTGTGCAGCTTGTGCCTAAAGAAaattcatgttttaaaaaaatactgccACAGGACAGAACCCGTTTCATTATGCGACACAGGCCGGTAACCCGAACAAAGGgtcaatccaagataataaaatgtgaggctggatgaacacagcaggccaagcagcatctcaggagcacaaaagctgacgtttcgagcctagacccttcatcagagagggggatggggagagggaactggaataaatagggagagagggggaggcggaccgaagatggaaagtaaagaagataggtggagagagtataggtggggaggtagggaggggataggtcagtccagggaagacggacaggtcaaggaggtgggatgaggttagtaggtagctgggggtgcggcttggggtgggaggaagggatgggtgagaggaagaaccagttagggaggcagagacaggttggactggttttgggatgcagtgggtgggggggaagagctgggctggttgtgtggtgcagtggggggaggggacgaactaggctggtttagggatgcagttggggaaggggagattttgaaactggtgaagtccacattggtaccatatggctgcagggttcccaggcggaatatgagttgctgttcctgcaaccttcgggtggcatcattgtggcagtgcaggaggcccatgatggacatgtcatctagagaatgggagggggagtggaaatggtttgcgactgggaggtgcagttgtttgttgcgaactgagcggaggtgttctgcaaagcggtccccaagcctccgcttggtttccccaatgtagaggaagccgcaccgggtacagtggatgcagtataccacattggcagatgtgcaggtgaacctctgcttaatgtggaatgtcatcttggggtcaaTCCATACATTTGAACGAAAAGAAAGACCGGTTTTCAATGCCGGTGATTCTTTAAGTGAGTTTAAAATATTTGTGATATTTGATCGTACTGTTACAGGCAGAGCTGTGAAGCAAGTTCACATAATGGACCTAGTTTTTCATGACTTCCCAAGGGCGCAATGAACTTTCCTGATTTATTGTAGCATTTTGGCTCGTTTTGTGGATTTCTGTCCTGATGGATAGCATCGCTATTAGGCAGTTGGAATGGGTGAGGAGTATTAATTATGTTGCCAAATCTGGATAAACAGAGTGAAATATGAACAGATCATGTGAGGACATGGCGATAAACCGGAGCAAGAACGAAATGTTATCAGAATAAGTTTTTTTGACCTCTTTTAAATCTTAAATATTCGTGTTTGTAATCTAAGCACCAAGGTAACCATTTGAAATTTATTCTGTTCCAACGTGTGTAAGGAGCAAGGCGCACAATGCAAACATCACTTGCAGAATTTTTCAAAGACTAATTTTCTGCTCAACGCGCGTTGTCTAAATTACACAATATAGGATAAGAATCATAATTTTGAACGCTCCCGACATGTTATGCACTAGAATGACTTCAATTTAAAATAACTTTGCAGCCTGCAATacataactttaaaaaaatcttatgACCCCAATTGTGTATATCCAAAAATGTTACATGCTGTTGCAACTGATCTCTCAGGAACCTTACCCCTCAACAGTCCGTTACACTGTGAACAGAATTAGAAGTTGACAAAAACAACTTAAAACAGCGAATTTCAGCATCGGACCCAGACATCATGCTGATTGGTGGAGGGTGTGAGATCAGTACTCCTCTGCCTACAAGTGCTCATTTGGCATGAAAGCGCAGATCAGCAGTCAGAGCTGATAGTTAAGAACGAAGATCGGTCAGTATTTGCTTGCTTTTTATCCAATCTGTTAAAACAATAAAATGGATTGTGGACGGCTTTTGGATGTATTCTGCCTCCCCCGCACACCTATAAAAATAATCAGTGATGGAGGATTTTTACAGTCATTCTCGAATTTTTTAATCAGACGGATCAACAAGTGCTTGATAGCTAAGCGGCTCGTGTATTTCACTGATCTCCTGTCTATAAGCATAGATGTGACAAAATGGAACGTCGTCTAGGACAGTTAAATAGTTACGATAAGACTGTACAACTGGAGGGTTACAAGTAGCTGCGCCGGCTTTTACTAGAAATTATGCCTTTTCCTAAGGTTATGCCCTACGTTTTTGTTAATAGTTTTTGTGCTTAACAGTGCTGGGAAACTCGGGATTCGCGCAATCATTCAACATCCGCTAGGATTTATAGCGTCAGTATCCGACCTTACAGAACACACGCAAAAATATTACAAGTATATCAGATTACAAACGCAGACTTCGACCTGAAAATTTCCAAAACTTTATTAACTTGTGATCAAAAGTGCAAAACCgtacaaaatattttatttcaataagaaattaaatatttacataaTGATTGCTGAAGCAATTCTCGTCCAGTAAAAACCGCGCTGTTTGTGGAAGACTCTGGTTCTACAAATTTCCCCattattaaaaaataaaatcccaAATGATAAAAAGGCGTATTGTTTAAGATCGTTGCGCAAAGGACACCAAAAACAAGCCGTTGTACAACTTTCTGAagcacaaaataaaagcaagaatACTTTAAATACACAACCTTAAATATCAGGCAACATTTTCAGAACACCCTGAGCACAACTACAATtgtaaaaggaaaatatttttggTTTGTAATACTGTCGATACTTTTGTCTGCTCTTTATTTTGAGAAGGTGGTTTCCCCTCTACGCTGAAGGGAAACTGGAATAATACATGGCACTACTAGCGTCGGAAAGGACGGAGGAAATCAAATTGTTCTCTGCAGAGGTCAATCCATTTGGGTTTGCTTCTGGTGTACTGTAGGAAAGTCCTGCTAGATCGGATCGAGAAACTGACGTTAGGTATTGCTCGAACTCATTGCGATCTACGTCAGCCAGAAGATCCGCTTGACTGAGGTGCTCCAGATTGTCTACATGGTGTGGGTCCGCTGGTGGAGACAATTGTCCTATATGCACGTGTTGGGCCCGCTGGCTATTTGCCGAACACATCTGGTTGTAGTACATTGCCACCACGCTCTGACAAGAGCCGAGAGTCCCGTGGAAACTGTTGTCGTGGTGTCCTAGTTGATCATCACCCAGCTCAACTCTGTGCCTTCGGAACATAGCTATCTGGCCTTCCTGGGTAGAATAGTCGGGATGCTGGTGGTGGTAACTGGTGTTGTTCGCGTAAGACATCATTTGGCAATCTTCTTGTAAATGCGGAGGGAAAAACATGGAATTTGCTTCCAGAACATCTAAAGGAGAGGTCTCGGGAGTTGGCAAGCCGAAACTGTCCATGCTGTTTGTTATGGTTTGCGTATCCCTGTAATGACTGAGTGGGGGAATCTGACTTTGGAGACAGTAACTAGTGTCGTGATATGTGAGATTCATGCTTTGACCGCAGAGGCGGGCCTCGCTGCCCAGCTGTGGCTGGGAGATGCCATGCATCAGCAGGCCCGTGTCTACCCGCTTAATTCTCTTAATCTGTTTTCTCCGCCGGGGCCGATACTTATAATTGGGATGTTCTTTCATATGCTGAACTCGAAGTCTCTCTGCCTCTTCCACGAAGGGACGTTTCTCAGCCAAAGAAAGCCCTCGCCATGATTTCCCTGCAGATACACAAAACAATAACGATCATGACAACTTCAACGGAACAAGGCACATTCACATTTCGCGAATATTTATTTACTATTTAAATCAATATAGCTCCTGAGGAATTCCACCTCTTTCATTTATCACGGAAATCTGGATTATTGTATTTATAGATGCAGTGCTAGTTTGAAATACTGTCAATGTTCGCTTGGGGTAAAGTGAAAGCCCGTCTGGTTTACACTGCCTTTCGCCGGGTCTTGTACTTACCCAACATCTTGCTAAGTTCGGCGTTGTGCAGATCCGGGTTCTGTTGAGCTAGCCTCTTGCGTTCGTCTTTCGCCCAGACCATGAAGGCGTTCATAGGTCGACGGATGCGGTTCTCAGACTTGGCCCGGTTGGCATTGCTCGCCGGGTCAGCAGTGCTGCCAACCTTACTCTCCCCGAGAGTACTCATAGATTCAGCCCACTGGCAGGATCCCAATGCCGGCAACATTCCCGCCATGTGGCATCTACTCTGTGTCTGGTCGTCACTGGCGTAACCAGCATCAGGGCTGCTCATGCCTGGAGTGCAGCGGAGTCCGGACAGTGAGTTGAAAGACTCACCTTTCTTAATCCCACTTCGGGCAGAATAGGCAAGGCACGGCTTGATCTCTGCCTGCTCTGGCTCAGCAATGTGTGCAAACACGCAAAATAAACACAGCTCAAACGCTCAAATAATTTCTCGGCTTTGGATGTTGCAAAGCTTTTGGTAACTGGGCTTGATAAGCATCAAGGCGGCCAATCAGAAGCTAAGGGGGTGCGGCGTTGCTGGAAAAGGCTTTGGAGGTGGAGTCTAAAATTCGTCCACTCGCGGCCACGGGACCTGCCCGCGCCGCCCTGATTTGATACCTGATGGAGATTTCCGaatggcctttttttaaaaaaactcggTTAATTTGCAATTTTGTTGAACGACGTATATTCAAGGCTGTCTAAAGAGACGTTGATCCACAACAGTCCAATTGGAATGCCGGCCGTTTTATTAATAATCACCTGATGGAATAATCACCTGTAACTTCAAATTTCTCCAATTATAAATCGCCCACAAGACTTGCAAAGAGACTATTTCGATGTTATTTGGAATGAAATATGACATTTTCGGTTTgaaaaaacacacaaaacaatTTTCATGCTGATTGAGATTCGTGTTTTGGAATTTTAGCTGCTGTGAGGTGATGGGTTTGCCTTATAGCTCTGGGAAATCAAAGTTTATttttacagaaattgctggacaagctcagaaGGCCTAGCAGCgtcagtggagagaaacagagttaacgcttagggtccagtgatccttcttcagaagtgagacTCCTTTTCAGAACGGACTACTgtacccgaagcgttaactctcttttctcttgacagatgctgccagacctgctgagttttaccagcaatttctgtttctgatttccagtatttacagttgtttttgatttgttttttttaaaaagtagcccTGTTTTATTTGTACGTTTAGATCTCCCATTACTACTTCACCTCTGCCACTATTGCTTCATCTCCCTCgctcctgctccaccattcgtcGTAAGAGTTTTGAATTCTTTGCCATTCTGTTTACAAAGCAGACTGATTGTCTCTTTTGCGCCATAACGAGCTATATCGTTGTTAACTCGGTTTTGTTACAAAGTTATACTGTGCAAAAGTGGtccttcggcccatcgagtctgcaccgacctATCCAGGTTGAGGAATCGAACCACGCTTTTAACTGAACCTTTGAAAGCCCAATATTATTTAAAGGCAAAATCTCGCTAAATGCTCTGAAGATGAAGCGGCTACCTTGAACATATAGCATTTGTTGTCCCTGCGACTCTGGTCGAATATGACAATTTTCACTCTGGCTGTATAGTATATTTATCCAATACCGCAAATGCCACCCTATAAGCATGCTTCAAAGGAGCTTTATTTGTGTTGTTCTACCAGGAACAAGGGTCGGATTTAACGTTTCTAACTCAAAGTTGCATATTGTGTGAATATTCTGCATTGTTTTCAATCGATCTGAATACTAGCCACATCTTATTTCACTTCACTTGATCAAGGGGCAGCCCTtaaaaaacttgtgatttcaaataaacttgttggacaatagcctggtgtcgtatgacttctgactACCTCTTATTTCGTTCAGAACGAATCAAATCAATGATGTTGATTAGTAGAGTTTCACAAATGAGTTGTCTGGCAAGATGAAACGATCCGGTCATTATTTAAACTGATTATTCGGATGTTCTGTTGAAAGTTgttgagtaaagtgcgagttgtTAAGATGCAGTTTTCTTTCTCGCCTAAGTGCTAGGATTAAAAATGAAATCACACATAGAGTTAAAACATGTGGAATTGAATTTCATTCAACAACAATAGTCCATGCGCATTAGGGAACCAGATAAAACCACCACCCCTATCAAAGTCTTCGCATGTTAAACGACGACTTATACAAATTTGGAATCGGTAACGCTTGGTATTATCTAGGTGGGCGCACTCACAAAAAGCTTTCTGGATTCATTCTAAAACAGACCGAAAAAAACACGTTCAATGTCCGCTAACATGCTGAAATCTATAAAACACATGGAACTATAAACCTTTTAAAGGCAGTATAGTAATCCCATAAGAATATTAAGAACGCACGTATTGCCGGTCGATCAACGTTGGCAGTGCACCTTACATCATTAAAATTGTTTTATAACATAGCTTGTGCGCTTGTTACAACAAACAATGTTGACTTTTATTCAAATTTAAATTGTATTGCGAAGCTGGAACGAAGCACAGGGCGGGCATTTACTTAAATATTTCAATCATCGCTGGAAGACACCCCGCTCAGAATTAACACATAACGTGcccaaaaaaaacccagaaaatcATACAAGAAAGGAAACATAAAATGTTTTACCGTTATCGAACGTTTAATACAATACTTTTCGAATACAAAAGGTAAATTGGATATTAATTTAATGGACACAGATAGAAAGTCAACTTTAATCAACACTGTTGTGCTGCGTGTGCGCAAACGTGGAGCGAGGGGAAATTATACAAGATAAAAAATGAAGAGCCTTGTGCCAGAATGCCAGTATTTGTCAGCATCAGGAATCTGATATGATTTCCTGTCATGTAGCTGATGCTGTTTGGCTGGACTTATATACCAAGTGTGACCTCTTAATTTGCATCTTTCGATGGGGAGTCACGTGACGTGTACCCGAAATTCGCTTTTATTACTGTTCAGTAGAGCGGCTGTTACTTCAAACGTTGCTCCGTGTTCTGTTGCATCGACACTTTCtcgtttgtttattttaaatagcCTGGTTTTAGAAGTTCGTCTTAAAACGAATGGCTTGTCATGTGCTTAATGCAACAGAACAGCAGCAAAACCCCGGAAGATTTTATTGCGATGTAATCACATGAAGAAAGCCTTAAAatttaggaacaaattactgcagatgcctTCCAGGATTTGTTGTTTTCAAGCCTAAATTTTTCCCAACTGTTTGGAACGAACGCGGCCTTAAAAGAGGTTGCTCGTTTGATTTAACTGCTCGACACATTCAATTATAACGTTTTCAGTTCGACTTTTAAGTTGTAAGCGTGTTGTCAAAAAAAACGTGTTGTCCGCGCATTGTCCCATTCACCATACATGTTAATGTCAAAAATTAAATGCTCCTCAGAAAATATGTAGGAAAATAAAACGTCAATAATACTGAAAACTAATTCATAACAAATATTTAACATTGAAAACATTGGTGGGGAAGGGGGTGGTGAGACTACTAGTGAGAGAATGAAATAAGGTCCAaccagatagattggagaaatgGAAATTCTGAAAGCTTGAATTTTAGCGTAGCTGTAGAGATATAGAGGATGAAGATGCGAAGGGACTTAGGGAGTAAATCCGAAAAACAGTAAGACTGAGgaacaaaaaaaatagaaattgctagaaaacctcagcaggtctagcagcatctgtggagagaaaccagagtcaacgtttcgggtcgacTGAACCTTCCGCAGAACTGAAGAAACTCAGGCTGAGGGATTGAAATGTCTGTCTTCAATGCTGGTCGAAGGGTAGATACAAAACAGGGGGTATTGGGGCTCAGTGGTGCGGAAGGGAACGTAGTTGTGATATTACGAAAGTAGGATGAAATCTAACATAAgtaatttaaatttaatgcatGGAGTTGGTGAGGATAGCAGCATTACGCGGACTGGCCTTTGTACGACTGACTGGTGAAGAAGTGGTGTACTCTGAATAACGGTAGCTGACCACGGCCTCACCCAGTGATTAGGTAAGACTGGAGATTGATAGCGTTGTTGCAGATACGGACGAGTACTGTTGGACGTTGAGGCTTCAAACTCGTCTTAGGGTGGAACAGTAAAGTTCATTTGAAGCGAGACGTAAAAATTGATTCAAGAGGAGCTCTATGGTGCGCTATCAAAAAGTGGAACACGTTGGACGTTCCCAGCATCCCCACGCCCGCCCCAGATCAGTTGAGGACACTTTGGTCATCCAACATTTAATTCAGGCAGGCATAGGGGTAAAGCAGAATCGATTGTGTAATGACTTCAGAAGCATATTTACAGTAATACATACATGCTAGTACTGAAGACAATTGGCAAATATAAActtcaaaatttttaaaagacaGAACCGATAAAGCTGGATatcagcaaatcaggcagcacCCGTAGATAAATGTCCGTCGAACTTGCTCTTCAGATTTCTAGCAACTGTAGTACTTCATTTCTTATTTATAATTTCGAATTATTCTAAACAAACGAAGTGAAAGGCTTCATTTGAGCATTGTATTAGAATAAGGAGATTGCTGAAAACACCAGAGCCAGGAGACTTTCCTAAAGATCAGAGACTAAGTTTGCTTTCGATCAAAAGGATTTGAGAGTTTTCCAATTGGTCTTAATACTGCGTTCTGGGTAAGCAAGAGCTATGTGTGGTGTCCAGTAAACGTTGCCCTTATTGTATTTAATTATGTAAATGGCTCTGGTCGCCAAGTAAGTTCAGACTGACCACTTCAGACAATTGAAGAAGATAAGAAATGAGTTTTACCTGATAACGTTATCTTACACCTTTCATATCACACAAACTCCGCCAAACCTAATACATTCAAATCGGGTTAGAAACCACAATTTTTGGGGGGACGGCGGTGGTAGAAGAGATGATTAAATTCATCTGATTTCGGCGTTTCTGCTTTCTTATTCCTTTTATTTGCGTGTATTATTAAAATCATA
Encoded here:
- the LOC125451852 gene encoding transcription factor Sox-17-alpha-like codes for the protein MSSPDAGYASDDQTQSRCHMAGMLPALGSCQWAESMSTLGESKVGSTADPASNANRAKSENRIRRPMNAFMVWAKDERKRLAQQNPDLHNAELSKMLGKSWRGLSLAEKRPFVEEAERLRVQHMKEHPNYKYRPRRRKQIKRIKRVDTGLLMHGISQPQLGSEARLCGQSMNLTYHDTSYCLQSQIPPLSHYRDTQTITNSMDSFGLPTPETSPLDVLEANSMFFPPHLQEDCQMMSYANNTSYHHQHPDYSTQEGQIAMFRRHRVELGDDQLGHHDNSFHGTLGSCQSVVAMYYNQMCSANSQRAQHVHIGQLSPPADPHHVDNLEHLSQADLLADVDRNEFEQYLTSVSRSDLAGLSYSTPEANPNGLTSAENNLISSVLSDASSAMYYSSFPSA